The proteins below are encoded in one region of Colletotrichum lupini chromosome 5, complete sequence:
- a CDS encoding cytidylyltransferase, with protein MLNSDPEYPPGEPAPEILEERIWIDGCFDFFHHGHAGAIVQARQLGSELYIGVHSDESILENKGPTVMTLQERLAAVDACRWVTKSIGQAPYVTQLDWISHYGCKYVVHGDDITSDADGYDCYRFVKEAGRFKVVKRTPSISTTDLVGRMLLCTKTHFIKSLENLLSGDEGQGQGAASRDEIKAEAEALTERMKLYATDETGKNPGVEVWFWAASGEAKAEATVEEKGVFSRFLPGKGPQIGQRVVYVDGGFDLFSSGHIEFLRRVVEAEEELARGEGWYSEQAVNERVSKGGDYPPAYVVAGIHSDEEINHWKGINYPIMNIYERGLCVLQCRYVNAVVFGAPFSPTKAYLTSLPWGTPDAVYHGPTAFMPLTYDPYTAPKEMGIMRAVGEHEFASVNAGTIVQRIMRSRDMYEERQRKKGIKAEGESAARGREILEEEQAAREADRARQ; from the exons ATGCTCAACTCCGACCCTGAATACCCACCCGGCGAGCCAGCCCCTGAGATTCTGGAGGAGCGCATCTGGATCGATGGCTGCTTCGACTTTTTCCACCACG GCCATGCTGGAGCCATCGTGCAGGCCCGCCAACTAGGCAGCGAGCTCTACATCGGCGTCCACTCTGATGAGTCCATTCTCGAGAACAAGGGCCCAACAGTCATGACCCTCCAAGAGCG TCTGGCTGCTGTCGACGCTTGCCGCTGGGTCACAAAATCCATCGGCCAGGCCCCCTACGTGACGCAGCTCGACTGGATCAGCCACTACGGCTGCAAGTACGTCGTCCACGGCGACGACATCACCTCGGACGCTGACGGCTACGACTGCTACCGCTTCGTCAAGGAGGCTGGCCGCTTCAAGGTCGTCAAGCGCACGCCCAGCATCTCCACCACCGACCTCGTCGGCCGCATGCTCCTCTGCACAAAGACGCATTTTATCAAATCCCTGGAGAATCTCTTGTCCGGTGACGAGGGTCAGGGCCAGGGTGCCGCCTCCCGGGACGAGATCAaggccgaggccgaggccCTGACGGAGCGGATGAAGCTGTACGCTACCGACGAGACGGGGAAGAATCCCGGCGTCGAGGTGTGGTTCTGGGCTGCGTCGGGGGAAGCAAAGGCCGAGGCCACGGTCGAGGAGAAGGGTGTGTTCTCGCGGTTCTTGCCGGGAAAGGGGCCGCAGATCGGTCAACGCGTCGTCTATGTCGACGGCGGTTTCGATTTGTTTTCCAGCGGGCACATTGAGTTCCTCCGCCGGGTTgtcgaggccgaggaggagCTGGCGCGCGGGGAAGGGTGGTATTCGGAGCAGGCCGTCAACGAGCGCGTCAGCAAGGGCGGCGATTATCCGCCTGCGTACGTCGTGGCGGGTATTCATTCCGACGAGGAGATTAACCACTGGAAGGGCATCAACTATCCCATCATGAACATTTACGAGCGCGGTCTCTGCGTGTTGCAGTGCAGG TACGTCAACGCCGTCGTCTTCGGCGCTCCATTCTCCCCGACAAAGGCCTACCTCACGTCTCTGCCGTGGGGCACGCCGGACGCCGTGTACCACGGCCCGACGGCCTTTATGCCGCtgacgtacgacccgtacacGGCGCCCAAGGAGATGGGCATCATGCGGGCGGTGGGCGAGCACGAATTTGCGAGCGTCAACGCGGGGACGATTGTGCAGCGCATCATGAGGAGCCGCGACATGTACGAGGAGCGGCAGCGCAAGAAGGGCATCAAGGCCGAGGGGGAGTCTGCGGCGCGCGGCAGGGAGATTCTCGAGGAGGAACAGGCGGCGCGGGAGGCGGATAGGGCGCGGCAGTGA
- a CDS encoding phosphoglycerate mutase, whose protein sequence is MRKKMRPRSYGQGGQDMSLNRLFIVSIEVDQMSQEQQQKRGWVSSAARNPGHYRRPRAISDASIGHRQGLPSFTTRNFPVPRMPVFFGRHLESESGESPVLHLGNLPRHGASMVHEEMTGVLERGSSVFSISLSPAPALLLILSTSTSAKMKGLVLSSVLALAPLALAAWPEAEGKDIKYTSVPGYFLQDDNSTDPTGFDYAAVNFGLINRTYPTDRHFDPEGVKTQWQRFDHWVQYLNSGCRKSDSVQYKLLFMGRHGEGWHNAAESFYGTPAWNCYWAEQDGNATARWADPLLTPAGANEALKANAYFKDRYATQKMPYFESYYTSPLIRCGYTANITFGDIPIPADEHPFIPVVKEGFREGMTVHTCNWRSNKTYIASTFSSFEFEPGFAEYDPLWRRNESETSDAQDARSKAVLDDVFRTDDKTWLSITSHSGEITKLLKALDHRAFRLSTGQIIPVFVKAEVVAPVPVPTFAAHEPYSTWVCLRDDGFVGAAPGGYAYGGNPGSRNVMTIVNNRDRDELVRLRLEGAATSHQLLAHPKRMNSRLKFAGAHGAGERLINVELIFSIPVALSDCSHPDNKPNRVGEMVRVVGFKDGMVLGRESAHHVGLELLECFRVYAGRPSCLGLGLRLIGRPGGFREEKEEEEKDQGRACAALCVCRAPVVESALWALGGDDLLDPGEIDQSATLSCLIFISGKGG, encoded by the exons ATGCGCAAAAAAATGCGCCCTAGAAGCTATGGTCAGGGAGGGCAGGAT ATGAGCCTCAATCGACTATTCATTGTCTCCATCGAAGTTGATCAAATGAGCCAGGAACAACAACAAAAACGTGGTTGGGTCTCATCCGCTGCCAGGAACCCGGGCCATTACAGGCGCCCACGTGCAATAAGTGATGCATCCATTGGTCACCGCCAGGGATTACCATCTTTCACCACCCGCAACTTCCCAGTCCCCCGGATGCCAGTTTTCTTCGGACGACATCTCGAATCTGAGTCTGGCGAGTCACCGGTACTCCATCTAGGCAATCTGCCCCGGCATGGCGCGTCAATGGTCCATGAAGAAATGACTGGGGTCTTGGAGCGGGGATCGTCGGTCTTCTCCATCTCG CTCTCTCCAGCTCCAGCCCTCTTGCTCATTCTCTCGACAAGCACCTCCGCCAAGATGAAGGGCCTCGTGCTGTCTTCCGTCCTCGCTCTCGCACCTctcgccctcgccgcctGGCCAGAGGCCGAGGGAAAGGACATCAAGTACACGTCTGTTCCTGGGTACTTTTTGCAGGACGACAACAGCACTGATCCGACCGGCTTCGACTAT GCCGCGGTCAACTTTGGTCTCATCAACCGGACGTACCCAACGGACAGGCACTTCGACCCCGAGGGCGTCAAGACCCAATGGCAGCGTTTCGACCACTGGGTCCAGTACCTGAACTCTGGCTGCCGCAAGAGCGACAGCGTTCAGTACAAGCTGCTCTTCATGGGCCGCCATGGTGAGGGCTGGCACAACGCCGCCGAGTCATTCTACGGCACTCCCGCCTGGAAC TGCTACTGGGCCGAGCAAGACGGCAACGCCACCGCACGCTGGGCCGATCCCCTCCTGACCCCGGCCGGCGCAAACGAAGCTCTCAAGGCAAACGCCTACTTCAAGGACCGCTACGCGACCCAGAAGATGCCCTACTTCGAGTCCTACTACACCAGCCCCCTGATCCGCTGCGGCTACACCGCCAATATCACCTTTGGCGACATCCCCATCCCCGCGGACGAGCACCCCTTCATCCCCGTCGTCAAGGAAGGCTTCCGCGAGGGCATGACGGTACACACCTGCAACTGGCGCTCCAACAAGACCTACATCGCCTCGACCTTTTCGTCTTTCGAATTCGAGCCCGGGTTCGCGGAATACGACCCCCTCTGGCGCCGCAACGAGAGCGAGACGAGCGACGCCCAGGACGCGCGGTCGAAGGCCGTGCTGGACGACGTCTTCCGCACCGACGACAAGACGTGGTTGAGCATCACCAGCCACTCGGGCGAGATCACCAAGCTCCTGAAGGCGCTGGATCACCGCGCTTTCCGGCTGTCGACGGGCCAGATCATTCCCGTGTTTGTGAAAGCCGAGGTCGTGGCGCCGGTGCCGGTGCCGACGTTTGCGGCGCATGAGCCGTATTCCACGT GGGTGTGTTTGCGCGACGACGGCTTCGTCGGGGCTGCTCCCGGCGGCTACGCTTATGGCGGC AACCCCGGTAGTCGTAATGTAATGACGATTGTGAATAACAGAGACCGCGACGAGCTCGTTCGATTGCGCCTCGAAGGAGCCGCCACCAG CCACCAGCTTTTGGCTCATCCAAAGCGGATGAACTCCCGGTTGAAGTTTGCGGGAGCGCATGGTGCGGGAGAGCGGCTGATCAACGTTGAGCTCATCTTTTCCATTCC CGTGGCCCTCTCGGATT GTAGCCATCCGGATAACAAGCCCAACCGCGTGGGTGAAATGGTGCGGGTGGTGGGATTCAAGGATGGTATGGTCCTTGGCCGGGAGTCCGCTCACCACGTGGGACTCGAGCTTCTGGAATGTTTCAGGGTCTACGCGGGGAGACCAAGCTGCCTAGGTCTGGGACTGAGACTGATAGGAAGGCCCGGAGGCTTCcgggaggagaaggaggaggaggagaaggatcAAGGGAGGGCATGTGCTGCGTTGTGTGTGTGCCGTGCTCCTGTTGTCGAGTCTGCGCTTTGGGCGCTGGGCGGTG ATGATCTGCTTGACCCCGGGGAGATTGACCAATCGGCAACATTATCGTGCTTGATATTTATT TCGGGCAAGGGGGGTTGA